One window of Oscillibacter hominis genomic DNA carries:
- a CDS encoding phage terminase large subunit: MPTDGKRIYLPDLIGRGYGDFWRFKGRYRVVKGSRASKKSKTAALWFIYNMMKYPNSNTLVVRKTFATLRDSCYSDLRWATYRLEVSHLWDFTTSPLYAVYKPTGQRIFFRGLDDPMKITSISVPAGYLCWMWIEEAYEVDREEDFDMLLDYFGYPEKG; the protein is encoded by the coding sequence TTGCCGACTGATGGTAAGCGAATCTATCTGCCTGATCTGATAGGGCGCGGATATGGCGATTTTTGGAGATTCAAGGGCCGCTATCGCGTCGTTAAAGGCAGCCGCGCCAGCAAGAAGTCAAAGACGGCAGCGCTGTGGTTCATCTACAACATGATGAAATATCCAAACAGCAATACGCTGGTGGTGCGCAAGACATTCGCCACGCTGCGGGATAGCTGCTACTCAGACTTGCGCTGGGCGACATATAGGCTTGAGGTCTCTCACCTATGGGACTTCACTACAAGCCCCCTGTATGCCGTTTATAAACCGACTGGACAGCGCATCTTCTTCCGCGGTCTGGATGATCCAATGAAGATAACGTCTATCTCTGTTCCAGCTGGTTATCTCTGCTGGATGTGGATTGAGGAGGCATACGAGGTAGACAGGGAAGAGGACTTTGATATGCTGCTGGATTATTTCGGCTATCCGGAAAAGGGGTGA
- a CDS encoding nitroreductase family protein, giving the protein MDYFEAVKNRYSCYAITGKSTVGDGRLKELLDDAVSCVPSSFNSHSSRLVLLLRGGHETLWDIVLEALRPMVPEEKFPNTEKKIGSFAAGYGTVLFYEDQEIVRGLQEQYPLYSENFPLWAEQGSAMLQYIVWTGLEAEGMGASLQHYNPLIDRATAAAFGIPEHWKLIAQMPFGIPAEEPERSLREENAEWVRVVEESGTV; this is encoded by the coding sequence ATGGATTACTTTGAGGCGGTGAAAAACCGTTACAGCTGCTACGCCATCACGGGAAAGAGCACGGTTGGGGACGGCAGGCTGAAGGAGCTGCTTGACGACGCGGTGAGCTGCGTCCCGTCTTCCTTCAATTCCCACTCCTCCCGGCTTGTTCTCCTGCTGCGGGGCGGGCATGAAACGCTGTGGGATATTGTGCTGGAGGCACTGCGGCCGATGGTGCCGGAGGAGAAATTTCCAAATACGGAAAAAAAGATCGGCTCCTTTGCCGCGGGCTACGGCACGGTTCTTTTCTACGAGGATCAAGAGATTGTGCGGGGCCTCCAGGAGCAATACCCCCTGTACAGCGAAAATTTCCCCCTCTGGGCGGAGCAGGGCAGCGCCATGCTCCAGTATATCGTGTGGACAGGGTTGGAGGCTGAGGGTATGGGCGCCTCCCTTCAGCATTACAATCCGCTGATTGACCGGGCTACGGCCGCAGCCTTTGGCATCCCGGAGCACTGGAAGCTGATTGCCCAGATGCCCTTTGGCATCCCTGCGGAAGAACCGGAGAGAAGCCTCCGCGAGGAAAACGCCGAATGGGTGCGGGTTGTGGAGGAAAGCGGCACAGTGTAA
- a CDS encoding heavy-metal-associated domain-containing protein, with protein MAQESVYYSINKDVGLHDTSLLKRALDSLPGVTSVSINKEQGSVAVDYDSTGVSQREIAEKIEILGYPIERS; from the coding sequence ATGGCACAGGAAAGTGTGTATTATTCCATCAACAAGGACGTGGGGCTCCACGACACCAGCCTTTTGAAACGGGCGCTGGATTCGCTGCCCGGCGTGACGTCGGTGAGCATCAACAAAGAGCAGGGCAGCGTTGCCGTCGATTATGACAGCACTGGCGTTTCTCAGCGGGAAATTGCAGAGAAAATCGAGATTTTAGGCTATCCCATCGAGCGCTCCTGA
- the safA gene encoding SafA/ExsA family spore coat assembly protein, whose translation MKRFAMKFATTLLTLSLLSTGASALTHTVVRGDTMWKLAVKYEVGTSEIIRANPQVSNPDLIYPGQSLAIPQLDQGVSAFESEVIRLVNEARAQNGLKPLSANWELSRVARYKSQDMVDRRYFSHTSPTYGTPFQMIKSFGLTYRTAGENIAYGQSSPQAVFNAWMNSSGHRANILNSSYTQIGVGYVPSGHYWTQLFIG comes from the coding sequence ATGAAACGATTTGCAATGAAATTCGCGACAACCCTGCTCACACTCTCGCTGCTCTCCACCGGGGCCTCCGCCCTGACCCATACCGTGGTCCGCGGAGACACCATGTGGAAGCTGGCGGTCAAGTATGAAGTTGGCACCAGTGAGATCATCCGCGCAAACCCTCAGGTCTCCAATCCGGACTTGATCTACCCTGGCCAGTCCCTGGCCATCCCTCAGCTCGACCAGGGCGTCTCCGCCTTTGAAAGCGAGGTCATCCGCCTGGTGAACGAGGCCCGGGCCCAAAACGGCCTGAAGCCGCTGAGTGCAAATTGGGAACTCTCCCGCGTCGCCCGGTATAAGTCCCAGGACATGGTGGACCGGCGTTACTTTTCCCATACCAGCCCCACCTATGGGACACCCTTCCAGATGATCAAATCCTTCGGCCTTACTTACCGCACCGCAGGCGAGAACATCGCCTACGGCCAATCCTCCCCCCAGGCCGTGTTCAACGCATGGATGAACTCCAGCGGCCACCGCGCCAACATCCTGAACTCTTCCTATACCCAGATCGGCGTTGGATACGTACCAAGCGGCCACTACTGGACCCAGCTGTTCATCGGATAG
- a CDS encoding manganese efflux pump MntP, whose protein sequence is MHVVSALLLGVSTNLDNLFLGLSLGLQKKKLPFRANAVIGLFSAAVTALFCASSALLSGLGRLPNLVGGGIIITMGLWSLLPGKQDTGSDCYQQGFTWHETLVLGSGLAVNCIPVAFGAGLTGIPPWIAALSVGGISLLCVAAGNAIGLAATGLALHPRFFVALGSGIMIVLGILELLG, encoded by the coding sequence ATGCACGTTGTTTCGGCTCTTTTATTGGGAGTCTCCACAAATCTTGACAATTTGTTTCTTGGCCTGTCCCTTGGCCTTCAGAAAAAAAAGCTTCCCTTTCGGGCCAACGCTGTGATCGGCCTGTTTTCCGCCGCGGTCACGGCCCTCTTCTGCGCGTCTTCCGCGCTGCTTTCCGGATTGGGGCGGCTGCCCAACCTGGTGGGAGGAGGGATCATCATCACCATGGGGCTGTGGTCTCTGCTGCCGGGGAAACAGGATACTGGCTCCGATTGCTACCAGCAGGGCTTTACCTGGCACGAGACGCTTGTGTTAGGGAGCGGGCTGGCCGTGAACTGCATCCCGGTCGCTTTCGGCGCCGGGCTGACCGGAATCCCGCCCTGGATCGCCGCGCTGTCAGTGGGCGGGATCAGCCTGCTCTGCGTGGCCGCGGGCAACGCCATCGGACTGGCGGCCACGGGCCTTGCCCTGCACCCCCGGTTCTTTGTGGCGCTCGGCAGCGGGATCATGATCGTTTTGGGTATACTGGAGCTTTTGGGGTAA